In the genome of Pontibacter actiniarum, the window ATTCTGCCCTCTCAAATGCGGGCGCAAGTTAGCCAACAAACTGTAAATTTCAAACCCGGTAAACAGGAAATATAACGCAAAGAAGTTGAAAACGAAGTGCAACCGCCCCTCCTTGAAGAACCACACGTAGAGCCCCACGACACCGATGCTGAGCACCACCCGGAAACCCATAGAGGCAAAATAGTATACCTGGAAGTTCTCAGGGTCGTTTTTGTACCCTAATTGGGTAAGATAGTAGGTAAACCCGGTAATGAAAACGAAGAAAATAAGGATGTGCCAGATAAAGCTGTGCAGCAGGCTGTAACCTGTAAATTGCAGCAAGGCCCCGATAAGTACACAAAGTATGGCCGTCAGGATAGCCAGGTTTCGAAAGAACTTCACGCCTGTTACTTTTTATTTATAGATATAATAGTCAAAACCATAGTCGCCACCACGGCAAGCAGCAGCAGCACAATTGTAAACCAGGGCTTCCGGTTGCCTACGTACTCATCCAGCTCGCGGCCCGCAAAGGCAGCCAGCACCAGCGCGCCGATCATCTGAAATGCCATACCCGAGTACTTCACGTAAGGCTTTATACTTTCCTGCCGGCGCTGCTCTGGCTTTTCTTCTTTTTGCGGAGCGTTGTTGTCCATGTGCTTCTCAAGTTTGCAAAGATATTCCTTTTTACGGGCTTCTTCACCAAAGCAGCGCAACTCGCCGCAAAGTATGCCTCGCCTGAAACCATTTAGAATTTTGTATAGTTCAATAGCAGGCCCCAAAAGAGCTATTTGCTTAACTATCCGATGTTTATTGTATTTTTGTAAAAGCCCCTTTGGCACACAGCGCCTATAACTATTGTTACAGAAACGGCTGTCGCCTGAGTGCCTATACTTTTAGCAAGAACCACGACGTTTATACCTTATATACATAGTGCCCAGACACCCTGCTCATACCATTGCCTTGAATAAGAAACCGCTGCACCTGTTCTTTATACTTGCCGGGCTCCTGCTTGCGGCCTGTTCTGCCGAGCGCAACAACCCGCTTAGCAAAGCCTACCACAACACCACGGCGCGCTATAACGGCTATTTCCTGGCCAAGGAGAAGATGCGCCTGCTGGAGGAGCAACTCCAGGAGCAGATGCAGTATGACTACAGCCAGGTGCTGCCCATTTACCCGCCCATCGACTCCACCACCGCCAAAGCGCTGGCTGCCGACCTGGAGGATATCAAGAAGAAAGCCTCTTTCCCGATACAGTACCACAAAAACAGCAAGTGGGTAGACAACAGCTATACCCTGATAGGCAAGGCAAACTACTACGACCTGGGCTTTGCGGAGGCCGTCCGCACCTTTAAATATGTAAACGCCAACAGCAAGAGCAAAGACGACCGCCACGAGGCACTGGTGTGGCTCATGCGCTCGTTCATGCAGCTGGGCGAGATGGAGAATGCCAAGCAGGTGTCGGAGTACCTGCGCAAGGAGCGCCTGAACAAAGAAAACGCCCGTGAGCTGTACCTGGCCCGCGCCCACTACTACCGTTTGGAGGGCGACACGGCACAGGTTATGGAGAACCTCGCTTACTCCATCCCTAACTTTGACGACAAAGACGCACAGTCGCGGGTGCGGTATACGCTGGGCCAACTCTACCAGCTTGCCGGCGAAGACAAGAAGGCCAACAAACAGTACAGCAAAGTGCTGCGCAGCAACCCTCCCTACGACCTCGCCTTTTTCAGCCGCCTGAACCTGGGGCAGGTAACGGAGCTGGCGGACAAGTCTGACCGGGAGCGGATTGAGGGCTATTACCAAAAGCTGCTCAAAGACGACAAGAACAAGGAATACCGCGATAAGATCTACTACGAGATGGCGCAGTTCGAGCTTCGCCAGCAGCACTACGACAAGGCGCTGGAGTACCTGAACCAGTCGCTGCGGACGCCGGGGGCCTTACCAAACCAGAACGCCTACAGCTACGTGTCTGCCGGTGAGATACACTTCGATAACCTGCACCAGTACGACCTGGCCGCCGCCTACTACGACAGCGCCGTGCAGGTATACCCCAAAAACGCCATCACGTACGAAGCCGTGGCCGAGCGCCGCGATGTGTTGGCAGACTTCGCCCAGCAGTACAGCACCATCGCCACGCAAGACAGCCTGCAGCGCCTGGCTAAAATGCCGGAGGCCGAGCGCATGGCATTTCTGCAGCAGCTCGTGCAGCAGGAGGAAGCGGCACGCCTCGCGGAGCAGGAAAAGCAACAGCAGCTGGCCAGGCAGCAGGAAGTGCAGCAAAACCGCCGCCAGAACCGCAACAACAGTGGCGGTGACTTTGGCACCGCCACCAGCACCGGTGGCGTGTGGTACTTCGACAACCCTTCGGCCATGGCGACAGCACGCGCTGAGTTTACCCGCCGTTGGGGCGACCGTCCGAACCAGGATTTCTGGCGCGTTCGCAGCCGGGGCGAAGCCGGCAGCAACGAGGCTGTCATCGCTCAGGCACCTGAAGCCCAGGAAGCGGTAGAGGAGCAGACGCCCGAGGAGCGGATGCAGGCACAGGTAGAGACGTATTTAACAGACATTCCGCTTAACACAGCCGCTCTGCAGCGTTCTGAGAAGCAGGTAGAGGAGGCATTGTTCCGCCTGGGAGGCATTTATGCGCAGAGGCTAAAGGCACCGGCCGAGGCCATCAGCACTTACGAACAACTGCTGCAGCGCTTCCCGCGCACCGAGCACGCAGCCGAAGCTTACTACAGCCTGTACCTGCTCTACGGCCGCACCGAAAACACAGCACAGCAGCAGGCATACCACGCCAAAATAAAGGAGCAGTTCCCGAACACGGTGTATGCCCGCCTGCTGGATGATGAAGGCTTCCGGGAAAAAAACGCCATCAACAACATTAAGGTGCATGCCCTGTATGACTCTGCCTACGCTCACTACGAGGCACAGGAGTACCCGCAGGCGGTAGTGCTGCTAAACCGTATCACGGCGCAGTACCCCCTCAACGACATTCAGGACAAAGTGATGTTTTTGGACGCGATGGTGGCCGCCCGCACTGAAAAGCCACAGGTGCTGCGCGACAAGCTGACCCGCTTTAAACAAGAGCATCGCGGCAGCCCGCTCGTAAAAAAGGCGGATAAAATGCTGGCCACTTACCAGGACCTGGAGCAGAAGAACCAGCTGCGCGCCGAGGCCCCAACCCCTCCGGCCCCCACACAAAAGGAGCCGGAGCAAACACCGGAGCAAAAAGTTAGCACAGAAATTGCACAGGCTACAGCGTCAGTGGCCAAGGCCACGCCGGTGCTGTCGCCGTCAGTAAGCACTCCGGCTAAAGTTAAAGAGCAGCCAGACACAGCTGCCGTGCCACAGCAACAGGCCCAGCCAAAAGAAGCTGTATCACCTGTCGCTACACCGGCTGATGCCACTGACACGCCAGCCGCTGACCCGCTGGAGTACAAAGCAGAGGCTGACTCGGCTTATTACTATGTGTTGATTTACCCGGCTGCTGAGGCGGCCTTCAAAGACATTCAGCAGAAGTATGAAAAGTATAACAGCACTTACTACAAGAACCAGCGGTTGGAAATTGACTCTGTGGCCTTTAGTGGCAGTAAGGCGATGCTGGTTGTGCGCGGCTTCCAGGACCCGCAGTTAGCTGCCTCCTACAACATCAAACAAAAGGCGCCGCAGGCTCCGGTTGGTAGAATTAGAGGCGTAGATTTCACTACCTTTGCAATCTCTTCTGCCAACTATCAGAAATTTATGCAGAAGAGAGATCCGGACGTTTACCTGACCTTCTTCAAAAACAACTTTTAACCTTATGACTACGCGTCAAAAGACCCTTACTCCGAAGACTCCTTTTTACTCTAGAGCTATCACGGCACTGTGGCTGCTGTTCCTCAGCGGCTTCGTTGTCTTTATACTTTATATCTATGCCGTCAGCATCAACTTCCTGAACCTGTTCGGCGAAATGCCTAACCTGCGGTCGTTGGAGAACCCAAAAAGTGAGCTGGCCTCCGAGCTTTTCTCTGCTGATAACCAGCTGTTGGGCAAGTACTTCCGCGAGAACCGCTCTCCGGTAGATTACGAGGACCTGCCGGACAACCTGGTGAACGCTTTGGTTGCCACAGAAGACGTTCGCTTTGAGGAGCACGCAGGCATAGACCCACAGTCGATGGTGCGGGTGGCGGCCGGTATACTTACGGGCCAGCAGAAGGGGGGCGGTAGCACCCTGACGCAGCAGGTAGCTAAAAACCTCTTCGATACACGCGGTGATGAGCTAAACAACGGGGTGCTGAGTGATGTGCCGGGGCTGCGTATGCTCATTCTGAAGACCAAGGAGTGGATCATGGCCGTGAAGCTGGAGCGCTCCTATACCAAGCACGAGATCCTGACCATGTACCTCAACACGGTTGACTTCGGCTCCAACGCCTACGGCATTAAAGTGGCCGCCAAAACTTTCTTCAATAAGAAGCCTTCTGAGTTAAAGGTGGAGGAGTCTGCGGTACTGGTAGGCCTGCTGAAGGCCCCTACCTACTACAGCCCTAAATCAAGCCCTGAGAACTCGAAACGTCGCCGAAACACGGTACTGGCGCAGATGGTAAAGTATGGCTACATGACGGAGGCTGAGTATAACAAGCTGAAGGAAGAAGACATTGCCCTGGATTACCGCGTGGAGAGCCACAATGTTGGTTTGGCACCGTACTTCCGTACCGAAGCCAGCAAGTTCCTGCTGCAGTGGTGCCGCGAGAACGGCTATGACCTGTACGCCGACGGCCTGAAAATCTATACAACCATCGACTCTCGCATGCAGCAGTATGCAGAGCAGGCGGTGGCAGAGCACATGAAAGACCGCCAGAAGGTGTTCTTTGAGCACTGGCAGGGCCGCAACCCGTGGGTTGACCAGAACATGCGCGAGATCAAGAACTTCCCGGAGCAAGCCATCAAGCGTACGGAGCGTTACCGCCGTCTGAAAGCCCGCTTCGGCGATCAGGAGGACTCGATCAACTACTACCTGAACAAAAAAGTGCCGATGACCATCTTTACCTGGGAGGGAGACAAACAGGTTGAAATGAGCCCGATGGACTCGCTGAAGCACTACAAGAAGTTCCTGCAGACCGGCTTTATGGCGATGGAGCCGCAAACAGGTCATATCAAAGCCTGGGTGGGCGGCATCAACTACAAGCACTTTAAGTACGATCACGTAAAGCAGGGCGCGCGCCAGCCGGGCTCTACCTTTAAGCCGTTCCTGTACACTACGGCCATCGAAAACGGCTATTACCCTTGTTACGAGGTGCTGGATACGAAAACCTGTATTCCTTTACCCGACGGCAACATGTGGTGCCCGGACAATGCCAACAACAAGTTCAGCGGCGAAAGGTACACCTTGCGCAAAGCACTGGCCGAGTCGGTAAACTCCATCTCCGCTTTCCTGATGAACAAGCTGGGGCCTGAGTCTGTGGCGCAAACGGCAAAGCGCATGGGCATTACCACCCCGCTGGATGAAACTCCCGCCCTGGCTTTGGGAACAAGTGATGTGACCCTCTATGACATGGTGGGCGCTTACGGCACGTTTGTGAACGGCGGTACCTGGGTGCAGCCGACCTACATTACCCGCATCGAAGACAAGCACGGCAATGTAATCGCTGAGTTTGTGCCTAAAACGGTAGAGGCCCTGAGTGAAGAAACAGCCTATATGATGGTGCACATGCTGAAAGCGACAGCGGAGCCGGGTGGTACAGCCTACTATGGCCTTCGCTTCCGTAACGGCCTTAAAAATGAGATGGGCGCTAAAACAGGTACAACTCAGAACTACTCTGATGCCTGGTTCATGGGCGTGACCCCGGACCTGGTGTGTGGCACCTGGGTAGGCGGCGAAGACCGTTCCATCCACTTTAGAACGATAGCCCTGGGGCAGGGTGGCAAGCTAGCCATGCCGATCTACGGCGCTTTCATGCAGAAGGTGTACAAGGACAAGAGTTTGGACGTTTCGAAAGAACCTTTCCCTAAACCTTCTACGCCTTTATCGGTAGAATTAGACTGTGACAAGTACAACCAGGGCATGCAGATCGATTCAGCGCAACAAGATGAGTTCCTGAACCTGCCAACTGAGATTGACCTTGACGCTGAGATCTAACGCTGTTACTTATGCCAGCAAACGAAAAGCTGAAGGAGAAAATATCGCACCTGCCGCACAAGCCCGGCATCTATAAATTTTTTGACGACAACGGCATCATCTATGTGGGTAAAGCGGTTGATATCAGGAAGCGCGTCAGCTCCTATTTCAACCGCTCTGCCCAGCATAATAAGAAAACGCTCAAGCTCGTCTCCCAGATTAAGGATATCGAGTTCACCATCGTTGATACCGAGGCCGATGCTTTCCTGCTGGAGAACAACCTCATTAAGCAGTATCAGCCCAAGTATAACATCCTCCTGAAAGACGGGAAAACCTACCCGTACATCTGTATCGTGAACGAGCGCTTCCCGCGCGTCATCACCACACGTAACAAGCAGAACGACGGTTCGCGCTATTTTGGCCCCTACCCGAGTGTTACATCGATGAATGTGGTGCTGGAGCTCATTCGCACCCTGTACCCGCTCCGGACCTGCACCTATAACCTCTCCCCGGAGAACATTGCCGCCGGCAAATTTAAAGTGTGCCTGGAGTACCACATCGGCAACTGCAAGGGCCCCTGCGAAGCCCTCGTGGAGGAAACGGAGTACAACCAGCACATCGCACAG includes:
- a CDS encoding tetratricopeptide repeat protein; this encodes MNKKPLHLFFILAGLLLAACSAERNNPLSKAYHNTTARYNGYFLAKEKMRLLEEQLQEQMQYDYSQVLPIYPPIDSTTAKALAADLEDIKKKASFPIQYHKNSKWVDNSYTLIGKANYYDLGFAEAVRTFKYVNANSKSKDDRHEALVWLMRSFMQLGEMENAKQVSEYLRKERLNKENARELYLARAHYYRLEGDTAQVMENLAYSIPNFDDKDAQSRVRYTLGQLYQLAGEDKKANKQYSKVLRSNPPYDLAFFSRLNLGQVTELADKSDRERIEGYYQKLLKDDKNKEYRDKIYYEMAQFELRQQHYDKALEYLNQSLRTPGALPNQNAYSYVSAGEIHFDNLHQYDLAAAYYDSAVQVYPKNAITYEAVAERRDVLADFAQQYSTIATQDSLQRLAKMPEAERMAFLQQLVQQEEAARLAEQEKQQQLARQQEVQQNRRQNRNNSGGDFGTATSTGGVWYFDNPSAMATARAEFTRRWGDRPNQDFWRVRSRGEAGSNEAVIAQAPEAQEAVEEQTPEERMQAQVETYLTDIPLNTAALQRSEKQVEEALFRLGGIYAQRLKAPAEAISTYEQLLQRFPRTEHAAEAYYSLYLLYGRTENTAQQQAYHAKIKEQFPNTVYARLLDDEGFREKNAINNIKVHALYDSAYAHYEAQEYPQAVVLLNRITAQYPLNDIQDKVMFLDAMVAARTEKPQVLRDKLTRFKQEHRGSPLVKKADKMLATYQDLEQKNQLRAEAPTPPAPTQKEPEQTPEQKVSTEIAQATASVAKATPVLSPSVSTPAKVKEQPDTAAVPQQQAQPKEAVSPVATPADATDTPAADPLEYKAEADSAYYYVLIYPAAEAAFKDIQQKYEKYNSTYYKNQRLEIDSVAFSGSKAMLVVRGFQDPQLAASYNIKQKAPQAPVGRIRGVDFTTFAISSANYQKFMQKRDPDVYLTFFKNNF
- a CDS encoding AtpZ/AtpI family protein, which produces MDNNAPQKEEKPEQRRQESIKPYVKYSGMAFQMIGALVLAAFAGRELDEYVGNRKPWFTIVLLLLAVVATMVLTIISINKK
- a CDS encoding penicillin-binding protein 1A — its product is MTTRQKTLTPKTPFYSRAITALWLLFLSGFVVFILYIYAVSINFLNLFGEMPNLRSLENPKSELASELFSADNQLLGKYFRENRSPVDYEDLPDNLVNALVATEDVRFEEHAGIDPQSMVRVAAGILTGQQKGGGSTLTQQVAKNLFDTRGDELNNGVLSDVPGLRMLILKTKEWIMAVKLERSYTKHEILTMYLNTVDFGSNAYGIKVAAKTFFNKKPSELKVEESAVLVGLLKAPTYYSPKSSPENSKRRRNTVLAQMVKYGYMTEAEYNKLKEEDIALDYRVESHNVGLAPYFRTEASKFLLQWCRENGYDLYADGLKIYTTIDSRMQQYAEQAVAEHMKDRQKVFFEHWQGRNPWVDQNMREIKNFPEQAIKRTERYRRLKARFGDQEDSINYYLNKKVPMTIFTWEGDKQVEMSPMDSLKHYKKFLQTGFMAMEPQTGHIKAWVGGINYKHFKYDHVKQGARQPGSTFKPFLYTTAIENGYYPCYEVLDTKTCIPLPDGNMWCPDNANNKFSGERYTLRKALAESVNSISAFLMNKLGPESVAQTAKRMGITTPLDETPALALGTSDVTLYDMVGAYGTFVNGGTWVQPTYITRIEDKHGNVIAEFVPKTVEALSEETAYMMVHMLKATAEPGGTAYYGLRFRNGLKNEMGAKTGTTQNYSDAWFMGVTPDLVCGTWVGGEDRSIHFRTIALGQGGKLAMPIYGAFMQKVYKDKSLDVSKEPFPKPSTPLSVELDCDKYNQGMQIDSAQQDEFLNLPTEIDLDAEI